TGCTTTGGTTCTGACGACAAGCATTGCATTGCAAGTTCAGCAGCTTTCTGCATATCACATGATTTGCCTTTAAGACAAGGATCCAGAACCCCAAAAATCCTACGTTTGTTTTTAAGGTAAGGTGTTGCCCATTCAACTAGACTTCTCTCTGGTGATTCTTTGTCTGTTTCCATGGCTCGCCTGCCGGTTAACATTTCAAGAAAGACAACTCCGAAGCTATACACATCACCCCTTTTGGTTAGATGACCTTCGAAAGAttcaaaaaattgaaaagaacgAAGTCAGATACATTACTTAAAGCCATCAATCACATAAAACATCTTCAAAAATTTCACCCTTCTGTCAGTAACTTTATTAGTTAACTGCCTGTCTTGTATTGCAAGAAGTATGATATGATACCTGTAATGCTGTATTCAGGGGCTAAATACCATTCCGTACCCATTACCCTTGTAGTAACATGAGTTTTTCCATCTATAGGTCCATCCTTTGCCAACCCAAAACAAGCAAGTTTGGCATCAAAGTTCTGTGCCATTATCagaattgaaaattatatCCTTGTCAAGCTCAGTATTATAGTTATCCTAGAACACAAATCCTAACAACTCGGGAATGAAAATTTGCTATTAGAAGACCTCAAATTTTAATAGGATATAATGTCATACATACGCGATCAAGTGAAATTGCAGATGTATTAAAATCTCGAAAGATCACATTTGCCTGGTCATGAAGAAATGTTAAACCCCTGGCAGCACCAAGGGCAACTTTTATACGGAGATCCCAACTAAGTGGTTGATTGTTAGAAGCAGAATAAGCACCTATACGGAAAAGAAGCATCTGTTTCAATTGATAAGGTCATGCAAAATACTACTAGCTAAGTTGAAATGCAATGAAGAGATTAGGGTACCAATTTACTCACTTGGAAATATATGATTCTTCAAGCTGTGGTTAGGCATATACTCGTACACCAGAAGCCAATTATCCTTCTCTGTGCAGTAACCAATCAATTTCACAATATTTGGATGAGATAGCTGGCCTAGGTACTTGACTTCTGCCTATATATTGTCAAGGAATATGAAGCCAATTACTAGGACTGTGTGTGTTTTAAGATCcttcaaaataatttctagCCAATATATACCAATCAATGCACACTAGTTTTCCAGGACAGTTCTTCATAAAGATTATGCAGAGAGTAAAAGCTTGAACAGGCAGACAAGGTATAAAGAGATACTCACCACCCATTCTTGGAGACCTTGACTCCCATTTTGGTTAAATATTTTCACAGCAACTATCATGCCTTTGTCAGGGGAGGCAGCTTTTAATGATTCTGTATCGATCCACCCCTTGTACATTTTACCAAAGCCTCCTGAAGCCAAAATATTTTCCTGACTGAAGTCCATTGTAGCTGCTTTTAGTTCAGCAAAGTTAAATATCTTCAACTCGGGAGACTGCAAGATCTCACCCACTGTTTCAGTAGTTGATCCATTTACATAAATCGTACCACGTGTAATATATTTTGGATCCTCTCCTGCATgaacataataattatatcattGGGTTAATTAAATTGGTATATCTTCAGGTTACAGATGGGATTATCAGTTCAATGCTCAGACCTTTCTTCTAAAGGAGAgaagatataataaaaataaggctCACTTTCGTAGCTCAATTATCAAACTTGATCTCATAATCATGCTTAAGCAGAAAAGGAGAGAATAATCAATCAAGATGAACACCTATGATATTTCCAAAACATACCAGGACTCCTGGCTTTGGCTAAACAGGGTCCCATGAGCAACAACAGCTAAAGATTTGCCAGaagaaaatttagaaaaatagatGAACTATTAAAGAAGCTTGAGGCCGTTAATTACAAGAAAGAATTCTACTGTGAAAACAATGGGTAGCCTATGTTAGTCCAAGAATATGACCCCCCTCACTAAACATGCACAAACTTCAAATAGAACAAGAGGCAAGGATATAGATACATTTTTGGCCTTTTGTGTTGTCTGGCTTTAAgctttatttattgattatatGGATTATGCAGATAGGGCAATTCATTCATTCATCAAACAAGTGCTAGAAATCTTGTAAGTTCAGTCCAGATGGAATAAACGAACAATGTCCATGGATGTAGGGAGTTTTCCAACGTGGCGTGGCATCTAATGCTCTTGCAAAATTACTCTCTTTTGATCAAAATAGCACAACCTCAAAACATTAAAGACAGTTTGTAAAAGCATTATATGTCAAGATGGGCTGTATAGCAATATCGATATAAAAGTGCATtgttattttacatattactATACAGATTTGATGCTCACAAATACAAACTGCAATAATTCTTGAATCAACATAAGTAGTTAAGCAAATTCCCACTATTTTCCGCTTTAACATGCAGTGGCAACAACATGGTTAGCTTGCTCACTGCAAGTCATTAACACTTTTTCCTGTCATACTTGCCTGACTAATATTTGACCTTTTGGTGGGTCCAAAATCAAGAGCCAACGAATACATCCATTGTCAGTTTGTCGGTGGAATCATAGAGTTGTTCCAGAGCTTTAACCACTTCTTGCATGTTTGGCCTAAGACTTGGATCTGCTGATAGGCATTTGACTGCGGGGTCAAATGCTTGTCGGACATCTCTAAACGTATACTGGCCTTCAATCGAGTAAGTATCCAATACCTGGAAAGTGTTGCGTTTGTTGCTAAGGTAAGGCCTTTCCCTCTCAACTAAATTTTGTTCTCCAAATGGCCTGCTTCTGCCTGTAACCTCCGTACGAGTTAACATTGTAAGGAACTCACAACTCCGAAACTGTATACATCAATTTTTGTcgttataaatatatgatctTCATTAGAAAGAAATTCAAAGATGGAGACTAGCAGAACAAAGAGAACAAATTATAATGCGATAGTTCTgacatttaatatataaatatccaAGAATTTTGCACGTATCTaaagatattatataatataataggaAGACAGCAATGGTAGATGCCCAGCTACACCACCACACGATGGCTTTTTGAAAATTTCCAAATTTCCTGTCAGAGATgcacattcataaataaattatatcattgACATAGCATTTTAAACCTATTtggtaaattaataattttattaaatattaaattttaaaaataattttatttttattaaatattaattatttttatttaagattttattaatagttattctttttattctatattaattaacatttttTACTATTTCATTTGGATTAAGAaagtattaaatatatagagaACAAATAGCTAATCGAGACTAAATGActtttttatagatattaatatgcgtattatattaaatgaatcTAAGTGTACATTTGATGAACTTATAGTTtgtaaataatgaaaatgttattttttagcctatgaatattgatttattttgtgCACAGACgatatattcattatttataaaattatttatttattattaattgcaggttcattaaacataagctttaaattcataatttacaaagtatatattcatttgttattagtatcaaatttattaaacataaattttaagttcATTACTTATAATTGTATATTCATGTATTATTAGTGTAAAGTTCATTGAATATAAAGTGTAGGATAAAGTTCAAAAACACTATTCTATAGTTTGATGCTTTTTCACTTGAAAGACGAAgatattttttgtataaaaaaagTACTGcgtgttttattttcttagcatttttTGGGTACACATTTATGTTtctataatttcttatatagttttgcatatatttaatatgaactattattaacttataattttataagcaATGTGGCATCTAACAATgcattaaagaatttataaatatattaaaattttattttaaaaataattttttaatttgattaaaataaaaaatatatgttttaataatttttatgattatctAATtggatattaaattaattaaaacaacttattttattaaatatttatatttctattaatatttataatct
The nucleotide sequence above comes from Ricinus communis isolate WT05 ecotype wild-type chromosome 6, ASM1957865v1, whole genome shotgun sequence. Encoded proteins:
- the LOC8285774 gene encoding receptor-like cytoplasmic kinase 176 gives rise to the protein MDFSQENILASGGFGKMYKGWIDTESLKAASPDKGMIVAVKIFNQNGSQGLQEWVAEVKYLGQLSHPNIVKLIGYCTEKDNWLLVYEYMPNHSLKNHIFPSAYSASNNQPLSWDLRIKVALGAARGLTFLHDQANVIFRDFNTSAISLDRNFDAKLACFGLAKDGPIDGKTHVTTRVMGTEWYLAPEYSITGHLTKRGDVYSFGVVFLEMLTGRRAMETDKESPERSLVEWATPYLKNKRRIFGVLDPCLKGKSCDMQKAAELAMQCLSSEPKQRPIMEEVVKALEELHHNIVPVKAKLER